Proteins encoded together in one Dermacentor variabilis isolate Ectoservices chromosome 2, ASM5094787v1, whole genome shotgun sequence window:
- the LOC142570466 gene encoding gamma-secretase subunit Aph-1-like, with amino-acid sequence MAFLECVGCSLIAFGPSLAIFWVLIVGQPSRLVVFIVSSFFWLLSLLLSSVAWFMLKELFDGPFVVSLVTSEFFRYLAFRTLRKAEEVLNVVNLVGSDFDVALVRYHISFACVSGLGFGTTSAASAMLNLLADVGAGPGTVGFFGHHESVDLIIYSATAACLALLHTLWSVIASNALLFRRYGVLLFVPAAHLFTAGVTTLAPNAHQDVLYEVMPLAATGVVLYMSATTAFVVSGGTPRNLLSCLGGLFRNPGASFDAPEVPRGQL; translated from the exons ATGGCCTTCTTGGAGTGCGTCGGCTGCTCGTTAATAGCATTCGGGCCGTCACTAGCCATCTTCTGGGTGTTAATTGTGGGCCAGCCCAGCCGGCTCGTGGTGTTCATCGTGTCCTCGTTCTTCTGGCTCTTGTCGTTGCTGCTGTCGTCTGTTGCCTGGTTTATGCTGAAAGAACTTTTCGACGGCCCATTCGTCGTTAGCCTCGTCACGTCT GAATTCTTCAGGTATCTGGCATTCCGAACACTGCGGAAGGCCGAGGAGGTGCTGAACGTGGTCAATCTTGTCGGCTCCGACTTCGACGTGGCTCTTGTTCGCTACCACATCTCGTTCGCCTGCGTCTCCGGCCTTGGCTTTGGAACTACTAGCGCAGCCTCAGCAATGCTCAACCTCCTTGCGGACGTGGGTGCGGGACCAG GCACGGTGGGTTTCTTCGGCCACCACGAGAGCGTCGACTTGATCATCTACTCGGCGACGGCCGCGTGTCTCGCTCTGCTCCACACCTTGTGGAGCGTGATAGCGTCCAACGCGTTGCTGTTCCGGCGCTATGGCGTCTTGCTGTTCGTGCCAGCCGCCCATCTCTTCACCGCTGGCGTGACGACCCTAGCTCCAAATGCGCACCAGGACGTCCTGTACGAGGTCATGCCTCTTGCGGCGACCGGCGTGGTGCTCTATATGAGTGCAACCACGGCTTTCGTTGTTTCCGGAGGCACACCGAGAAACCTGCTTTCATGCCTCGGAGGTCTCTTTCGCAACCCCGGCGCATCATTCGATGCTCCAGAGGTCCCCCGGGGGCAACTGTGA